TGGTATTCCTGCCGATGAATTCAAACCCATTTTGGAAAAAGACACCAAAATTGGGCTATATCTCATCGAAATATTTGCTTCCAAAACCAGAAACCCTTATTCGGCTGATTATACCAAATACTTATATAAGCATTTCGATAGAAATATGTTACAACAAGATTTCTTCGAATTACAACCCGCCGCCTATGTACGCAAGGTAGTTCGCATCACTGCAGAAGGAACCATCAAAGAGGCAACTGCATTGATGACTGAAAAACGAGTAAGCAGTATTGTCGTTACCGATTCACAAAAGAAACCCATCGGTATAGTTACCGATAAAGACCTACGAAAACAAATCGCCACTGGATATTTTTCACTTGATATGCAAGTGGGGCAAGTAATGAGTAGCCCCGTACGTACCTATCCCAAACGAATGACCATCTCTCAAGCACAATTTGAGATGATTAAATATCAAATCAATCACCTAATAATCACCGAAGATGGCACACCAGACACCCCCGTTTGTGGGATAATGACTTATCACGATATTGAGATTATGAAAGGAGATGACATTCCTGGGCTGATGAAAGCCGTAAAACGTTGTACCAAATCCAAACATTTGAAACGCATTCGGCAACAATCCTTAAACCTACTCAAAGGTTACGTAGTGCAAAATATTCCTTTAGGGCTAATAACCGATTTGTTTCATCAACTTTTTGAAGCCATTACCGTCAAAGCCATAGAAATATGTATCAAACGAATGGAAACTCCGCCTCCCGTTCGGTTTGCTTGGATGAGTTTAGGAAGCCACGGACGTAAAGAACAATTTTTGATCACCGACCAAGACAATGCCATTGTTTTTGAAAATGTAAGCCCACAAAACTATCCGAAAACGCAAGAATATTTTCTGCAATTGGCAAAAAAAGTGAACCAAATGCTCAATAAAATCGGTTACGAATATTGTCCGGCTGATATGATGGCT
This genomic window from Capnocytophaga canimorsus contains:
- a CDS encoding DUF294 nucleotidyltransferase-like domain-containing protein; the encoded protein is MRNTIARRVYDFLKKYPPFDIITEEDLLTLSKEVVVIYLEKGKVLFAENEQAHSFLYIVKEGAIEMKQTINTHQEMVDICDEGDVFGVRPMITNTPYTMSAIAQEESIVYGIPADEFKPILEKDTKIGLYLIEIFASKTRNPYSADYTKYLYKHFDRNMLQQDFFELQPAAYVRKVVRITAEGTIKEATALMTEKRVSSIVVTDSQKKPIGIVTDKDLRKQIATGYFSLDMQVGQVMSSPVRTYPKRMTISQAQFEMIKYQINHLIITEDGTPDTPVCGIMTYHDIEIMKGDDIPGLMKAVKRCTKSKHLKRIRQQSLNLLKGYVVQNIPLGLITDLFHQLFEAITVKAIEICIKRMETPPPVRFAWMSLGSHGRKEQFLITDQDNAIVFENVSPQNYPKTQEYFLQLAKKVNQMLNKIGYEYCPADMMAKNPKWCMSLDKWEEQYHAWVTQAQDSDLLMFSIFYDMCFTYGEATLVDKLSQKVFEFTQENERFMMLLAKSALENPSPLGFFRQFIVEHDGKYKDQFDLKTRAITTLTDIGRLLILSHKIKGITNTAERFEKLAQIEPQNAEIYLACAYAAKALLKFRIKSGLKNDNSGRYLDINHLSKEEKTKLKRTFKAISNAQELVKLRFKISPYL